The genomic DNA ATTCGCCTCCTTATATATAGTCGAAATTCGCTTCCTTTATATTTGTCTAGGTCCTCTAGTTCCTCTATGCGGCTGTTCCGCGATACTCCATAAGTCGTCTGCCAAGCTAAATCATAGATTTTGGGAGGCTTAGCAAAGACATCAACACACCTCTCAGTCCTATTTCATCCGGGAAGCCCTCATATTGGAGGGAACCTCCGCAAGCGTGGTAACGGCCATTTCTTCCCCTCGACCAGTCAGACATCTTGGGCCTAGCCTTGGGCTATTTTGCGCCAGCTGGACCAAGGGACAGTTACTTCATTGAATCGCCTTGGCCCCCGAACGAGTCCATGGCGCCGACGATTTAGTTGTCAGCGATATCGCATTCTCGCGGGTCCGCGCGCGGACAACGCCGAGCGTTGTGAACTGGTTCTCGCAATTCTTTTCGCGCGCTGCGCTTGACTCTCTCCGGCAGGGTAAGTCGCTGACATCCCCATCAGCGCCTCACGACCAACTGTGTCACCGGCAAGGTCACTTCCCAACCACGCCGAAGAAGCTCAGGGGAGGAATGGTCTTCTTTTGGATATCCAATACAGAGATACGAAATCAATTTCCAGTCCTGAGGAAGGTTCAGGCCACGATTGACTTCCACCGGATCGAGAATGGATACCCAGCCCAGGCCTAATCCATAGGTACGCGCCGCCAACCATAGAGTATGCACAGCCAGAACTGCAGAATATTCCAACGTCTCTGGCATGGTCATCCTTCCCAGTCCGGTACCACGCTGTGTAAGCTGATCCACGAATACGGCCAAATGCACTGGGGCCTCGCGGAGCCCAGCCAACTTCAGGGATGCGTAGAGTTGCGCCCTCTTGCCCGAGTAGAGATCCAATGCTGCGCGATTCGACCGTTCAAAGTTGCCTCGCACGGTTTCACGGCACTCTTGCGATTCAACCGAGACGAAGCGCCACGGTTGGCTATAGCCCACCGAAGGCGCCAAAGAGGCGAGGCCAATCAAGTGCTCGATGAGGTCCGGCTGAACAGGATCGATGCGGAAGCTGCGAACATCTCGTCTCAACTTAAGCAAGCTCTCAAAGTGCTGGCGAAAGGTCTCGTCGAAGACAGTCGGGTTTGGCTGGGTTGGTCCGATCACGGCAGGCTTCATTAGGACAAGATCCCTCATGCGGCCGCACATCATGCGGCGCCAGCCGAAGAGCGCCAGGATCACCGGGCTGAACCCACACGAATTCCTCGATCTCGGGTCCTGTTTTATGTCACCCGCACTCTCGACATGAAAAAGTGCGGCTTCGACAACGTGCCCAGTAGAGTGCATCCGGGCTCCTCGTTTAGTTCACGAGCCAACGTGTCTAGCGCCGTCTCTCCGTCTTCCAGTTTGCCTCCCGGTTGCATAAAGAAAAGAGTATGCGGCTTTCTCACGAGCAGAAATACGGCCTGCGTGATCCAGCATGACAGCCGCTGCGATGCGAACGCGAGGAAACCACGCGCGGAAACCCGGCCATTCGAAGTGGGTCACGCCTGAACCACCTGACCGTTTTGAGCTGACCATTTCCGGACCGGTGCCTGATATATCCGGAAGCGCGCGAGCAGGTTATCCGTATCAGTATCGACCGCGAGCATTGCCGGAAACGGCGCTGCCGTAAATCCCTCAGCAACCAGCTTCTCGATCATGGTGAGCAGTGGACTGAAATAGCCGTTCACATCCAGGAGTCCGCAAGGTTTCGCATGGACACCCAGTTGTGACCATGTCCATTGCTCGAACATTTCTTCGAGGGTGCCCGCACCCCCTTGCAGAGCTATGAAGGCATCTGCAAGCCGCGCCATAACCTCCTTCCTCTCATTCATTGTGTTGACCACACGCAATTCGCTCAACCCTTGGTGAGCGATTTCGCCGTCGAAGAGAGCACGAGGCATAACTCCTGTCACGTGTCCACCGGCCGAGATAACTGCGTCAGCCAGCACGCCAATCAATCCAACTCTTCCGCCTCCGTAGATGAGACGGAGATTCGCGCGCACGAGGGCACGTGCCGTGGCCCGGGCCGCCTCTTCGTAGCTCGCGTTTAGCCCTGGACTCGATCCACAGAACATGCAAATAGAATTGAGGGAAATCGGCATCATCTTCAGACGGGATATGCACCGCAGATTCGACAGTAGGTCATGTCAGCGCGCGTAACGGGTCCCTGGCAGTCCTTGCAGATTTTGCTGCCTCGGGCACGCTCGATTGGCGGAGGCAGGCTGCGCCGGTAAATCCGATAGTAGAAGTATTGTTCTTTGTCGCGTAGCTTCACGGAATCGTGCATGGCGGCGCGCTCCCGCTCTCGCTCAAATTCACTATCAGTGACAGATTGCTCGGTGAGTTGCTTTAAGGCCGCACTGCCAGAGCCATACTCGATTGGAGTTTTCAATCGCCACGCAATTTCCTCCGGCAGCAGAGCGGAAAACGTTTCCCTTAGAATTCTCTTTCCAAAACGCTTTCCCTTGTATTCACAAACCAGGTCCTCATAACCGAGCGAGATTGCGAACTTTCGAACCGAAGGCGATACGTAGGGCGAGTCGACGCCTACGCTCAGGTTCCGGCCGATAACTTCACTGGTGAAATGCATGATCTCGTTCAAATGGCGAATATAAGAAGGTAGCTGCTCCGCGGACATGTTGAACATGAAGCTGTAGCCGGCAAAGAGTTCGTCGGCTGCGTCCCCTGTTAACACGA from Acidobacteriota bacterium includes the following:
- the bluB gene encoding 5,6-dimethylbenzimidazole synthase codes for the protein MKPAVIGPTQPNPTVFDETFRQHFESLLKLRRDVRSFRIDPVQPDLIEHLIGLASLAPSVGYSQPWRFVSVESQECRETVRGNFERSNRAALDLYSGKRAQLYASLKLAGLREAPVHLAVFVDQLTQRGTGLGRMTMPETLEYSAVLAVHTLWLAARTYGLGLGWVSILDPVEVNRGLNLPQDWKLISYLCIGYPKEDHSSPELLRRGWEVTLPVTQLVVRR
- a CDS encoding TIGR00730 family Rossman fold protein, with amino-acid sequence MPISLNSICMFCGSSPGLNASYEEAARATARALVRANLRLIYGGGRVGLIGVLADAVISAGGHVTGVMPRALFDGEIAHQGLSELRVVNTMNERKEVMARLADAFIALQGGAGTLEEMFEQWTWSQLGVHAKPCGLLDVNGYFSPLLTMIEKLVAEGFTAAPFPAMLAVDTDTDNLLARFRIYQAPVRKWSAQNGQVVQA